The Desulfatibacillum aliphaticivorans DSM 15576 DNA window TTCATTATCGATAAGGACGGGTATATTTTAACCAATAACCATGTGGTTGACGACGCTGATGAAATTAAGGTCAAGCTGACCAATGACAAGGAATATGACGCAAAAATCGTGGGAAAGGACCCCAAGACCGACCTCGCGCTTATTAAGATTGAGCCTGATGAGGCTATCGTTCCGCTGCCCTTAGGCGATTCGGAAGCCCTGAAGGTCGGCGATTGGGTAATGGCCATTGGCAACCCTTACGGACTGGGGAACACGGTTACGGCCGGCATCTGCAGCGCCAAATACCGCAGGATCGGCGCGGGGGCCTACGATAATTTCATCCAGACCGACGCGTCCATCAACCCCGGCAACAGCGGCGGCCCCTTATTGAACATGGACGGGGAAGTGGTGGGCATTAACACAGCCATATTCTCTCGCTCCGGAGGCAGCGTGGGCATCGGGTTCGCCATTCCCAGCAACATGGCCAAGGATCTCCTGCCTCAGTTGAAGGACGGCAAGGTCATTCGCGGCTGGCTCGGCGTGCTTGTGCAAGGAATCACTCCGGAGCTTAAGGACGCCCTGGACCTGGAAGACACCAAGGGCGCCCTGGTCAGCAGCGTCACCCCCGGCGGCCCGGCGGAAAAGGCCGGCATGGAGCGGGGCGACGTTGTGGTTACCTTTGACGGAACTCCTATCAAGGAAATGGGCGATCTTCCTTATGTTGTAGCTTCCACCCCGGTTGGCAAAAACGTGGAGGTTGAGATTATTAGAAAGGGGAAGAAAAAGACCATTGAGGTTAAAATCGCCCAACTGCAGGAAGATGAAAAAAGCCTGATGGCTTCCCAGGAAGACGCGCAGGGGCCGAACATTGGCCTGGCTTTGCAGGAGGTCACGCCTGAAATCGCTTCCAGCCTCGGCCTTTCCAAGTCTACGGGAGTGGTGATTTCCAGAGTCACGCCGTATTCCGCAGCCGCAGAAGCGGATTTACGGTCCGGCGACCTGATTGTTGAACTGGACGGGAAAGAAGTGGAAACCGTTTCGGATGCGAACAAGATTCTGTCCAAGTTCAAAAAGGGCGACACAGTCCTGTTCCTGATCGAAAGACAAGGCTCCACGCATTTCGCCACCGTCAAAGTATGGGAGTAAAGACTTTATAAAGCGACATTGACCAAGGCCGGCTTGAGGATTTCATCCAGAGCCTTGGGGGAAATGGAGGCCAGCAAGCCGCGTTTTCCCGCATTGATGTAAATCGGCTTCAAGTCCATAATAGAGGCTTCCGCGTAAACCGGAAGCCTCTTTTTTGTTCCAAAGGGCGAGATGCCCCCCACCATGTAGCCCGTCAAGGCATTGGCCTTTTTAGGATCGCAGGGCTGAACGGCCTTGACGCCAATGGCGCGGGCGAGGGCTTTGGTGGAAACCTCCTTGTCCCCGTGCATGAGCACCAACAAAGCCTGCTTGTTCTCATCCTCCATGACCAGGGTTTTCACCACCTGATACTCATCCAGCCCAAGGGCGTGAGCAGCGCCGGCTGCCCCCCCTTTATCCTCGTACTTATAGGGATGCAGTTCAAATTCGGCCTTATGGCTTTTTAGTTCTCTGATTGCCTGTGTCATTGGGGCTTTGTGCTTTGCCATGAATTCTCTTCCTGTCAATGATTCGACTGGGTTCGTCTTCCAGTCATTCACATTTCCCTCCGCCCGTTCGCCGATTCTGGAATACCATTTGCATACAGAAAATTCAACCAAGCCCAAACAGGAGACTTACTTTCATTATGATGGACATTCGGTTAAGAGATCTTTTTGACGAGATGCAGGAAGGTTTGTACCTGACGGATAACGAACGGCGCATCACCCACTGGAACGAGGCGGCGGAACGTTTAACAGGGTATACGGCGGAACAGGTTATCGGCTCCAAATGTTCTGACAATGTGTTGATGCATGTGAATGAACAGGGGGAATGCCTCTGCATGGGAGAGTGCCCTTTGCGTGACACCATCTTCGATGGAACGCCGAGGGAAGCCGATGTTTTTATGCATCATAAAAACGGACATCGGGTCCCGGTCAGAGTGCGCGTCCTGCCTCTGAGGAATTCAAACGGAGACATCGTGGGAGGGGCGGAGTTCTTCTCCGATGTTAGCAGTCAAATGGGCGTGCAAGCCCGAATCAAAGAGCTTGAGCAGCTTGTGCTGATTGACAATCTCACCATGCTTTCAAACAGAAGGCACGTGGAAGCGGAACTGGACCGCTTCCTCACCGAAAAGCAGCGATACGACCTCTCATTCGGCGTTTTGTTTCTGGACCTGGATCATTTCAAAAACGTTAATGACACCTTCGGACACAATGTAGGCGACCTGGTCTTGAAAACGGTGGGCGCCACGTTGAAATCGTGCGCCAGGCCCTATGACACCTTTGGGCGATGGGGAGGAGAGGAGTTCATTGGGCTCATCCGTAATATTGACGCCCCTAATTTAAGAGGGCTTGGAGAAAGAATCAGAGGGCTTGTAGCAGCTACCATGATCAACACGCCTTGCGGAAAAACCCTGCAGGTAACCGCGTCCATCGGAGGAACCACGGCCCGGCAGGAAGACGATATGGAATCCATCATTGCGCGAGCTGACAAAAATTTGTATTGTAGTAAGAATTCCGGAAGGAATTGCCTGACTCTGTCTTAGGCCTTGAGGCAGTATGCATTGGCGAGACGCGCGTCCCTGAGGGGGGATTTGATGGAAGGGGTCGGAAAAAATCGCCTTATAACCATTTTTGGCCTTGCCGCTGGAGCAGCCGGTTTTGCCGTTGTCATTGCCATGACTTCCGGTTACGGCATCGGCCTGACCATGGACGGCGCGTCTTATGCGGCCTGCGCCCGCAGCCTTGCAGACGGCCGGGGATTTTACGCCTTTGACGGGCGGCCCTACATCCATTGGCCCCCGCTCTTTCCCATGGTTCTTGCAGCGCCCGGATTGTTCGGTCTGGATCCGGTGGATGTCCTTCCCTGGCTTCACGCACTGGTTTTCGGACTTATCGTCTTTGGATTCCATCATATTCTCCATAACAATTTAAAATCCTCCCTTTTGACGATCTGGGGGACTCTGGCCGTCCTGCTTTCGCTTCCTTTAATAAATCTTTCAACCTGCGCCTATTCCGAGCCTTTGTTTGTTTTGTTGTGCGGGGCGTATGTCTATTTCCTCCAATCATTTCTTTCCAACCAAAAAACAACCGGATTTGCTTTAACGTGCCTTTTCGCCTCTTTGCTTTGCTTGCAGCGATACGCCGGCGTTGCCATGCCCGCGGCGGGAGCGGCCATGATAGTCTTGGCGCTGGCGGATGCTTCTTATGGCAAGCGAATCAAAATGGCCGCCGCCTTGTGCACAGCCGCCTATTTGCCTTTGGGCGTCTGGCTGGCCAGAAACTTTGCGGTGAGCGCCCGCTTCGCCGGATTCAAAGCCGGGGGCGGGGGGCGCCTGGCGGATTTATTGGAGTCGCACAAGCAGGTTGTCTCGTCATGGATTTTTCCCGGACAGGGGAATTTCACCCTGACGCTCTTTCTGGCGCTCATGGGAATTCTTGCGGTTGTTTTATTGCGGAAAAAAGCCGGAAAAGGCTTCCGGGCCGTTTTCCAAACAAACAGCCTGACAACGATGGCCGGGGTCGTTGGGATCTGTTTCGGCGTTTACTGGTTTTTTATTTTAGGCGCTGCATGGTTTTCGTATGATGTGGACAACAATCCCCACCGGTTTATCGCGGTGATTCAATTGCCTTTTTACTACCTGACGCTGGCTTTGATTGACAAGGCTCTTTATGCTTCCCGGGGCGGCGGGGCTTTTAAAGCAAGCCGTGCAGCCCTGGCGATCCTCGCGTGCTTTTGGCTTGCGGCTTTTTGGGGCCGCACAAGCGGGGAGTTGCAAACAACGGCAAAAACCGGCCCCGGGATGTCGTTGTTCAATTACGAAGAACCGAATAATAGCCGAATCCCCGCCAGCCAAAAGGAGCGGTTGGCTTTATGCCATTGGCTTGATTCCTTGCCCGAGGATTGCCCGGTATACAGCAATGTTGCTCCTTTTTTGTACGGGCTTTATGGAAAGAAAGCCATGTGGGCGCCTGCAAAAGCCGGAAATGGAAATAAAGAAATCTTCGTCAAAGGGGTCTTGGGGTGGGGACGGCCCTGCGCCTTTATCCGTTTTGACATGCTCACATCCCCTGACTATGAGGGTCTGTTGTCAATGCAGCATGTCATGGACTTCCCGGAGGGACGGGCCTTTTTGATTGTACCGGCGCCGCCGGAGTTAAAGCCATAAGGCTTTAGTCAATAAAACGACGTATAACGGCGGCATGCCTTGCTGCAGCGCCTCTCCGGGACTGAATGCAGGACAAGGCCCTGGCGCCCATTTCCTTTGCCGCGCGGGGATCGTTCAGGAGGTCCAGCATTTGGTTCGTCAAATCCTCCCGATCTCGGACGGTGCGGCCTCCGCCCGCCGCTTCCAACAGGTCCCTGGCTTCGGCGAAATCATCCATATGAGGGCCGTACAGCACGGGCTTGCCCCAGGAGGCGGGCTCTAAAACGTTCTGGCCGCCAAGCTCCACCAGGCTGGCCCCGCAAAATACGACATCCGCAAGGCTGTACAGGTTCAGCAAACATCCCATGCGGTCCACCAGCAGCACGGGGGCCTTTAAGGGCGCCCCTCGCTCCTCAAGAGCCGAAAAGGTTTCATGCGTCAGACCCCGGCCCTGAATGATTGCCGCCGCTTCTGCTTTTCGCTCTATGTGTCTTGGCGCCAGGATGAGCGTTGCATTCGGATGTTTCTTCCGCACCTGGACCATCATGTCGAGAATCGCTTCTTCTTCTCCGTTCCGGGTGCTGCC harbors:
- a CDS encoding DegQ family serine endoprotease; the protein is MKSITTFSSKTGAAALATLFVFVFFASLTPSPAWSRGLPKSFSDLVEKASPSVVNISVMKVVKGKQLMPFGPDDPFHDFFEKYFGEKMPGNRRLGGLGTGFIIDKDGYILTNNHVVDDADEIKVKLTNDKEYDAKIVGKDPKTDLALIKIEPDEAIVPLPLGDSEALKVGDWVMAIGNPYGLGNTVTAGICSAKYRRIGAGAYDNFIQTDASINPGNSGGPLLNMDGEVVGINTAIFSRSGGSVGIGFAIPSNMAKDLLPQLKDGKVIRGWLGVLVQGITPELKDALDLEDTKGALVSSVTPGGPAEKAGMERGDVVVTFDGTPIKEMGDLPYVVASTPVGKNVEVEIIRKGKKKTIEVKIAQLQEDEKSLMASQEDAQGPNIGLALQEVTPEIASSLGLSKSTGVVISRVTPYSAAAEADLRSGDLIVELDGKEVETVSDANKILSKFKKGDTVLFLIERQGSTHFATVKVWE
- the ybaK gene encoding Cys-tRNA(Pro) deacylase — protein: MAKHKAPMTQAIRELKSHKAEFELHPYKYEDKGGAAGAAHALGLDEYQVVKTLVMEDENKQALLVLMHGDKEVSTKALARAIGVKAVQPCDPKKANALTGYMVGGISPFGTKKRLPVYAEASIMDLKPIYINAGKRGLLASISPKALDEILKPALVNVAL
- a CDS encoding sensor domain-containing diguanylate cyclase → MMDIRLRDLFDEMQEGLYLTDNERRITHWNEAAERLTGYTAEQVIGSKCSDNVLMHVNEQGECLCMGECPLRDTIFDGTPREADVFMHHKNGHRVPVRVRVLPLRNSNGDIVGGAEFFSDVSSQMGVQARIKELEQLVLIDNLTMLSNRRHVEAELDRFLTEKQRYDLSFGVLFLDLDHFKNVNDTFGHNVGDLVLKTVGATLKSCARPYDTFGRWGGEEFIGLIRNIDAPNLRGLGERIRGLVAATMINTPCGKTLQVTASIGGTTARQEDDMESIIARADKNLYCSKNSGRNCLTLS